One Microbacterium keratanolyticum DNA window includes the following coding sequences:
- the nadE gene encoding ammonia-dependent NAD(+) synthetase, with the protein MTLQRDIAEALGVQPQIDPQAEVARRVQFLVDYLRRTGARGYVLGISGGQDSTLAGRLAQLAVEQARSEGLTARFLAVRLPYRVQRDAADAAAAVEFIAADTAVEVNIAHGVDGVEQDIEAALDGDITDFNRGNIKARIRMVTQYALAGHDGMLVIGTDHAAEAVTGFYTKFGDGAADILPLAGLTKRQGRMLLQTLGAPDFLTFKVPTADLLDDRPQRTDEDELGLTYEQIDTYLEGGVIEAEAAALIEAKYLGSAHKRHLPVTPDDSWWRTRGD; encoded by the coding sequence GTGACACTGCAGCGTGACATTGCCGAAGCACTCGGCGTGCAGCCCCAGATCGATCCCCAGGCCGAGGTGGCGCGTCGCGTGCAGTTCCTCGTCGACTACCTGCGCCGCACGGGCGCACGCGGATACGTGCTCGGAATCTCCGGCGGCCAGGATTCCACTCTCGCCGGGCGGCTCGCCCAGCTTGCGGTGGAGCAGGCGCGGTCCGAGGGGCTCACCGCCCGTTTCCTTGCCGTGCGGCTTCCGTACCGGGTGCAGCGAGATGCGGCGGATGCGGCGGCCGCAGTGGAGTTCATCGCCGCAGACACAGCGGTCGAGGTCAACATCGCGCACGGCGTCGACGGTGTCGAACAGGACATCGAGGCGGCGCTCGACGGAGACATCACCGACTTCAACCGGGGGAACATCAAAGCCCGGATCCGGATGGTCACGCAGTACGCCCTCGCCGGCCATGACGGGATGCTGGTGATCGGCACCGACCACGCGGCAGAGGCCGTGACCGGCTTCTACACGAAGTTCGGAGACGGCGCGGCAGACATCCTGCCGCTCGCCGGACTCACGAAACGGCAGGGGCGGATGCTGCTGCAGACGCTGGGCGCGCCGGACTTCCTGACGTTCAAGGTGCCGACGGCTGATCTGCTCGATGATCGTCCGCAGCGGACGGATGAGGATGAGCTGGGACTCACGTACGAGCAGATCGACACGTACCTCGAGGGTGGCGTGATCGAAGCAGAGGCTGCCGCGCTCATCGAAGCGAAGTACCTGGGCTCGGCGCACAAGCGGCACCTTCCGGTCACCCCGGACGACAGCTGGTGGCGCACCCGCGGGGACTGA
- a CDS encoding IclR family transcriptional regulator has translation MSQSVTRAARILDVLAADPQTVPELAVSFDLHRSTMFRELQALERVGFVRRRKDGRYSLGVRLIALGQTALNTLDLREAGSSYVRQLHKSVGNTVHMAALMDSTIVYVDKVDDAQGMRMYSRVGAPVRAYCSGIGKVILADLDVPERDAILADTEWVRYTESTITSREALDDELVRVSAQGWAVDDGEFEDFVNCVAVPIRASAGIVGALSVTAVRMVQNIEQLRRHIPLMQQTADRIGRALG, from the coding sequence ATGTCGCAGAGCGTGACCCGCGCCGCGCGAATTCTCGACGTGCTCGCGGCCGACCCTCAGACCGTGCCCGAACTCGCCGTGAGCTTCGACCTGCATCGCTCGACCATGTTCCGCGAACTGCAGGCGCTGGAGCGCGTGGGGTTCGTGCGTCGTCGCAAGGACGGTCGCTACTCGCTCGGCGTGCGCCTGATCGCACTCGGTCAGACGGCGCTGAACACGCTGGATCTGCGGGAAGCGGGATCGTCGTATGTGCGCCAGCTGCACAAGTCGGTCGGCAACACCGTGCACATGGCGGCCCTCATGGATTCGACGATCGTCTACGTCGACAAGGTCGATGACGCTCAGGGCATGCGGATGTACTCGCGCGTGGGCGCGCCCGTGCGGGCATACTGCAGTGGCATCGGCAAGGTGATCCTCGCGGATCTCGATGTTCCTGAGCGCGATGCGATCCTCGCGGACACCGAGTGGGTGCGGTACACCGAATCGACCATCACGTCGCGAGAGGCGCTCGACGATGAGCTTGTGCGCGTGAGTGCGCAGGGGTGGGCGGTGGATGACGGCGAGTTCGAGGACTTCGTGAACTGCGTCGCCGTGCCGATCCGAGCCAGTGCCGGAATCGTCGGAGCGCTGTCGGTGACGGCGGTACGCATGGTGCAGAACATCGAGCAGCTGCGACGCCACATTCCACTCATGCAGCAGACGGCAGACCGTATCGGGCGGGCGCTGGGCTAG
- a CDS encoding exonuclease SbcCD subunit D has product MRILHTSDWHIGRSFHGHSTLEALAEVLTALVAQVRTHEVDVVVVAGDVFDSATPAASAYTLLTDTLVALHDTGARVIVTSGNHDSAARLGFQARLLREGIHVLTDPQKIATPITVSDIHGPVHFFGIPYLEPAIVRHHWPEATLRTQAQTMAHAMTLVNQGRASHPGRSVAIAHCFAAGVDATAGLEREVRQGGLDVVPLSVFDGPDYVALGHIHGRQQLSGSVRYAGAPLHYSFGEQHKPRGSWLIELGADGLSSAEWLELPVPRRLVTLTGTLDEILSDDNVAAHHDAWVCAVYTDALPQTEPMRRLRARFPNCALVQHEPAGAEASDERSYAQRLRAAVTDEERIEAFLVHVRDGQGATAEESALIREVLDDRVRAEALV; this is encoded by the coding sequence ATGCGCATCCTGCACACGTCTGACTGGCACATCGGCCGCAGCTTCCACGGGCACTCGACGCTCGAGGCGCTGGCCGAGGTGCTCACCGCGCTGGTCGCGCAGGTGCGTACGCACGAGGTCGACGTCGTTGTGGTCGCAGGCGACGTCTTCGATTCGGCGACGCCGGCCGCTTCCGCCTACACGCTGCTCACCGACACGCTCGTCGCCCTGCATGACACCGGTGCGCGCGTGATCGTCACGAGCGGCAACCATGACTCGGCGGCCCGTCTCGGCTTTCAGGCGCGGCTGCTGCGTGAGGGCATCCACGTCCTCACCGATCCGCAGAAGATTGCAACGCCCATCACGGTCAGCGACATCCACGGACCGGTGCACTTCTTCGGCATCCCCTATCTCGAACCGGCGATCGTCCGCCATCACTGGCCCGAGGCCACTCTGCGTACGCAGGCGCAGACGATGGCACACGCGATGACCCTCGTGAATCAAGGACGAGCATCGCACCCGGGGCGATCGGTCGCGATCGCGCATTGCTTCGCGGCCGGTGTCGACGCCACCGCGGGCCTCGAAAGAGAAGTGCGCCAGGGCGGGCTCGACGTTGTACCGCTCTCCGTTTTCGACGGCCCCGACTATGTCGCCCTCGGGCACATCCACGGTCGCCAGCAGCTGAGCGGCTCCGTGCGCTACGCAGGGGCGCCGTTGCACTACAGCTTCGGTGAGCAGCACAAGCCACGCGGCTCCTGGCTAATCGAGCTCGGCGCCGACGGCCTCTCTTCCGCCGAGTGGCTGGAACTTCCGGTGCCACGGCGTCTCGTGACCCTGACGGGCACGCTCGATGAGATCCTGTCCGACGACAACGTCGCGGCCCACCATGACGCCTGGGTGTGCGCCGTCTACACCGACGCCCTTCCGCAGACCGAGCCGATGCGGCGACTGCGGGCGCGTTTCCCGAACTGCGCGCTCGTGCAGCATGAGCCGGCGGGTGCCGAGGCGAGCGATGAGCGCAGCTATGCGCAGCGGCTGCGCGCCGCGGTGACCGACGAAGAGCGCATCGAGGCCTTCCTCGTGCACGTGCGCGACGGTCAAGGGGCGACCGCAGAAGAGAGCGCGCTGATCCGCGAGGTGCTCGATGACCGGGTACGCGCCGAGGCGCTCGTCTAG
- a CDS encoding phosphorylase family protein: MKLLVAALATELSAFPAEIPGFDRLVTGPGKLQATYALTRALDAARYDEIVVVGTAGAIDHDLEATAHEVGSALQHDVTDFDGVLGQHISLPARVHTGRDGLLIATGDHFVSDAEVTAVIRPTGAALVDMETYAYIWVAEKFGLPIRVFRAVSDRAEDGALNDFTAALARCSAQLWARVQDEYGV, encoded by the coding sequence GTGAAGCTTCTCGTCGCCGCCCTCGCCACCGAACTGTCTGCTTTCCCGGCGGAGATCCCGGGATTCGACCGCCTGGTGACCGGCCCCGGCAAGCTGCAGGCGACGTACGCGCTGACGCGTGCGCTGGATGCCGCCCGCTACGACGAGATCGTCGTCGTCGGCACCGCAGGAGCGATCGACCACGACCTGGAGGCCACAGCGCACGAGGTCGGCAGCGCCCTGCAGCACGACGTGACGGACTTCGATGGTGTGCTCGGCCAGCACATCTCGTTGCCGGCGCGCGTGCACACCGGACGCGATGGCCTCTTGATCGCGACGGGCGATCATTTCGTGAGCGACGCGGAGGTCACCGCGGTCATCCGCCCGACCGGGGCCGCTCTCGTCGACATGGAGACTTACGCGTACATCTGGGTCGCCGAGAAGTTCGGCCTGCCGATCCGAGTATTCCGGGCGGTCTCCGACCGGGCAGAGGATGGCGCGCTGAACGACTTCACCGCTGCCCTGGCCCGGTGCAGCGCACAGCTCTGGGCACGCGTGCAGGACGAGTACGGCGTCTGA
- a CDS encoding winged helix-turn-helix domain-containing protein: MSNSALLERPSTVRVAGAPVATADLPATRSPRGFALYVGLDEIKAAGAGVSLPLLVDALRRTLAELAPEAETHATVALAPLGAGGRDLDVVRLALQEPGAIARSKATAEEEETEESGVVVDISRKRVLIDGDSASFTYKEFELLQYLVLREGRTIERAELVSALWQAPDDETPGERTIDVHVRRLRAKLGRYEDIVRTVRGVGYRFDRHADVVIRYGHGTPSPDRF, translated from the coding sequence ATGTCGAACTCTGCACTTCTCGAGCGTCCCTCCACCGTCCGCGTCGCTGGCGCCCCCGTCGCCACCGCCGACCTTCCCGCCACACGCTCCCCCCGCGGCTTCGCCCTGTACGTCGGTCTCGACGAGATCAAGGCCGCAGGCGCCGGCGTCAGCCTTCCTCTCCTCGTCGACGCGCTGCGTCGCACGCTCGCTGAACTCGCCCCCGAGGCCGAGACGCACGCCACCGTCGCTCTCGCACCCCTCGGCGCCGGAGGCCGTGACCTCGACGTGGTGCGGCTCGCCCTTCAGGAGCCGGGGGCGATCGCCCGCTCCAAGGCCACTGCCGAAGAGGAGGAGACGGAAGAGAGCGGCGTCGTCGTCGACATCTCCCGCAAGCGCGTCCTCATCGATGGCGACTCGGCATCGTTCACCTACAAAGAGTTCGAGCTGCTGCAGTACCTCGTACTGCGCGAGGGTCGCACGATCGAGCGCGCCGAACTCGTGAGCGCACTGTGGCAGGCCCCCGACGACGAGACGCCCGGAGAGCGCACGATCGACGTGCACGTGCGTCGTCTGCGCGCCAAGCTCGGGCGCTACGAAGACATCGTGCGCACCGTGCGCGGTGTCGGGTACCGCTTCGACCGTCACGCCGACGTCGTCATCCGCTACGGCCACGGCACCCCCTCGCCCGACCGCTTCTGA
- a CDS encoding GNAT family N-acetyltransferase codes for MAVEDADLEFTLTKKVDASRYELHHRGQLVSVLDYRDDGHTVALTRAFTIPSFRGQGHAARVVGGAVADIAESGGRVIDAVCWYVAEWFAQHPDHAHLLRQRSA; via the coding sequence ATGGCTGTTGAGGACGCAGATCTCGAGTTCACCCTGACCAAGAAGGTGGATGCTTCGCGGTACGAACTGCACCACCGCGGACAGCTCGTGAGTGTTCTCGACTATCGCGATGACGGTCACACCGTCGCCCTCACCAGAGCCTTCACAATCCCGAGTTTCCGCGGCCAGGGGCATGCCGCGCGGGTTGTCGGCGGTGCCGTTGCAGACATCGCCGAATCAGGCGGACGCGTGATCGATGCGGTCTGCTGGTACGTCGCGGAGTGGTTCGCGCAGCATCCGGATCACGCGCACCTGCTGCGCCAGCGCTCGGCCTAG
- a CDS encoding TM0106 family RecB-like putative nuclease: protein MRVVEPEGGVRSVVWSASDLKQAAECEFAWARALDAKLGRVPAVEEPEDVTLERAARMGDAYELRVLDDYLADFGAGVVTLPKVSAGDAEAMREVLAETEAALRSDATVIYQAAFSTDEFVGFADFLLRDEQGWRVQDSKLARKARVTALMQLAAYADQLDRLGIERSDEVDLILGDGTISTHRVDDLLPLFHVRRARLRAMIADRRVAEGAEGEPLAWGDDRGDLQIRACGRCATCNEQVEQHRDLLLVARMRPAQRARLRAAGIETIDQLAVADAAPEGMHVETFRALRDQARLQAGVTPEQTAPPFELISAQAISLMPRPSQGDIFFDFEGDPLYTESGDEEHWGIDYLFGWIDNAEQYTALWAHTFAEERQALLDFLEFVKLRRASHPDMHIYHYAPYETAHLAAMAARHGVGEADVDRLLREGVFVDLYPLVLRTVRVGSRSYSIKKLEPLYMGAEVREADVQKGDESIIRYVEARELAGAGEIAASRAILDDLAEYNRYDCVSTRRLRDWMIGLARESGVLPAPPDDAELKPYEPSPLSLALLAAAQHATHEGRDGQVYRVAAAALDYYPREAKTFWVSHYQRLREPLSMWDQTRDVLRIEPSESVVREHWGVEEGRRASTRVVELRGELAPGSTIGIGARPFALYETPAPFDSAAPSRVIHVPHEVEVIEILEGGFLVREFAIRGQTWDALPIALAPSSPPPAAAQQSAIEEWADRLLRMAPELPTDAATDILRGIAPRTRSDNPLPPAGDDTIEAIVRGIRDLDSSYLAVQGPPGTGKTYTGSRVIARLVNDFGFRVGVVAQSHAIVETVLDRVIEAGVPAQQVAKAPKDATAEHAFTVIRKNGMAGFIAEQSGKGLVVGGTAWDFSNTTRVERRGLDLLVIDEAGQFSLASTIAVAAGARRVLLLGDPQQLPQVSQGTHPEPVDTSALGWVMHDDPVIRPSHGYFLARSWRMHPAVAAPVSTLSYAGQLASAPGAEKRRVEGIEPGLHPVPVRHRGNATQSPEEAAQVVAIVHDLVGRAFTDTSEADAPVERPLAASDIIVVAPYNAQKQLIIDELRAAGFPDVAVGTVDNFQGKEAVVSITSLAASSGRDAPRGSEFLLLQNRLNVAISRAKFAAYLVYSPGLLDDLPFAAEGVARLSAFARLVGVEAEDGVRA from the coding sequence ATGCGCGTCGTCGAGCCGGAAGGCGGTGTTCGCAGCGTCGTCTGGAGCGCGAGCGATCTCAAGCAGGCGGCCGAGTGCGAGTTCGCCTGGGCTCGGGCGCTGGATGCGAAGCTGGGCCGAGTGCCGGCGGTCGAAGAGCCGGAAGACGTCACGCTCGAGCGTGCTGCGCGTATGGGCGACGCCTATGAACTGCGTGTCCTCGACGACTACCTGGCCGATTTCGGTGCGGGCGTCGTCACCCTGCCGAAGGTGTCCGCAGGCGACGCGGAGGCGATGCGCGAGGTCCTGGCCGAGACCGAAGCGGCGCTGCGGTCCGACGCCACGGTCATCTACCAGGCCGCATTCTCGACCGACGAGTTCGTCGGTTTCGCCGACTTCCTCCTCCGTGACGAGCAGGGCTGGCGAGTGCAGGACTCCAAGCTCGCGCGCAAGGCGCGCGTGACCGCCCTCATGCAGCTGGCGGCATATGCCGATCAGCTCGATCGCCTCGGCATCGAACGCTCCGACGAGGTCGACCTCATTCTCGGCGACGGCACGATCAGCACGCACCGGGTTGACGATCTGCTTCCGCTCTTCCATGTGCGCCGGGCGCGCCTGCGCGCGATGATCGCCGATCGTCGCGTCGCCGAGGGCGCAGAGGGCGAGCCCCTGGCCTGGGGCGATGACCGGGGGGATCTGCAGATCCGCGCGTGCGGTCGCTGCGCGACGTGCAACGAGCAGGTCGAGCAGCACCGCGATCTGCTGCTCGTCGCGCGAATGCGCCCGGCTCAGCGTGCGCGACTGCGCGCGGCGGGCATCGAGACGATCGACCAGTTGGCCGTCGCGGATGCGGCGCCCGAAGGCATGCACGTCGAGACCTTCCGGGCACTGCGTGACCAGGCTCGTCTGCAAGCGGGGGTGACGCCTGAGCAGACTGCGCCGCCATTCGAGCTGATCTCTGCACAGGCGATCAGCCTCATGCCACGGCCCAGCCAGGGCGACATCTTCTTCGACTTCGAGGGCGACCCGCTCTACACCGAGTCCGGAGACGAAGAGCACTGGGGCATCGACTACCTGTTCGGATGGATCGACAACGCCGAGCAGTACACGGCTCTGTGGGCTCATACGTTCGCCGAAGAACGGCAGGCGCTGCTCGACTTCCTCGAGTTCGTGAAGCTGCGCCGAGCATCGCATCCCGACATGCACATCTATCACTACGCGCCCTACGAGACCGCGCACCTCGCGGCCATGGCGGCGCGGCACGGCGTCGGTGAGGCCGACGTCGACCGGCTGCTGCGCGAGGGCGTCTTCGTCGACCTGTATCCGCTCGTGCTGCGCACGGTGCGGGTCGGTTCGCGGTCGTACTCGATCAAGAAGCTCGAGCCCCTGTACATGGGGGCCGAGGTGCGCGAAGCCGACGTGCAGAAGGGCGACGAGTCGATCATCCGCTATGTCGAAGCGCGGGAACTCGCGGGTGCCGGTGAGATCGCCGCCAGCAGGGCGATCCTCGACGATCTGGCAGAGTACAACCGCTACGACTGCGTCTCGACGCGACGTCTTCGCGACTGGATGATCGGTCTGGCACGGGAGAGCGGGGTGCTGCCTGCCCCTCCGGACGATGCGGAACTGAAGCCCTACGAGCCGTCACCGCTCTCGCTCGCGCTGCTCGCCGCCGCGCAGCACGCGACGCACGAGGGGCGTGACGGGCAGGTGTATCGCGTCGCGGCCGCCGCGCTCGACTACTACCCCCGTGAGGCGAAGACCTTCTGGGTGTCCCACTACCAGCGTCTGCGCGAACCGCTCTCGATGTGGGATCAGACCCGCGATGTGCTGCGCATCGAGCCAAGCGAGAGCGTCGTGCGCGAGCACTGGGGAGTCGAAGAAGGGCGACGCGCCTCGACCCGCGTGGTCGAACTGCGCGGCGAGCTCGCCCCCGGCAGCACCATCGGCATCGGAGCGCGCCCGTTCGCCCTGTACGAGACGCCGGCCCCCTTCGACAGCGCCGCGCCGTCGCGAGTGATCCATGTTCCGCACGAGGTGGAGGTCATCGAGATCCTCGAGGGAGGATTTCTGGTCCGCGAGTTCGCGATCCGGGGGCAGACCTGGGACGCTCTTCCGATCGCCCTCGCCCCCTCGTCTCCGCCGCCGGCGGCGGCGCAGCAGAGCGCGATCGAAGAATGGGCTGATCGGCTGTTGCGCATGGCTCCCGAGCTGCCGACGGATGCCGCGACCGACATTCTGCGTGGCATCGCTCCGCGTACACGCTCCGACAACCCGCTGCCGCCGGCGGGAGACGACACGATCGAGGCGATCGTGCGGGGCATTCGCGATCTCGACAGCAGCTACCTCGCTGTGCAAGGACCTCCGGGCACGGGCAAGACGTACACCGGTTCGCGTGTCATCGCTCGGCTCGTCAACGACTTCGGCTTCCGCGTCGGTGTCGTCGCGCAGTCCCACGCGATCGTCGAAACCGTGCTCGATCGTGTCATCGAGGCGGGCGTGCCTGCGCAGCAGGTCGCCAAGGCCCCGAAAGACGCCACGGCCGAGCACGCCTTCACCGTGATCCGCAAGAACGGCATGGCCGGGTTCATCGCCGAGCAGTCCGGCAAGGGACTCGTCGTCGGCGGCACCGCGTGGGACTTCAGCAACACCACCCGCGTCGAACGTCGCGGCCTCGACCTGCTCGTGATCGACGAGGCCGGACAGTTCTCCCTCGCCTCGACGATCGCTGTCGCGGCGGGCGCCCGTCGCGTGCTCCTTCTCGGCGATCCCCAGCAGCTTCCCCAGGTGAGCCAGGGCACACACCCCGAACCCGTCGACACCTCCGCGCTCGGCTGGGTCATGCACGACGACCCGGTCATCCGGCCATCGCACGGATACTTCCTCGCCCGCTCGTGGCGCATGCACCCTGCCGTCGCCGCACCCGTGTCGACGCTGTCTTATGCGGGCCAGCTCGCATCGGCGCCCGGCGCCGAGAAGCGCAGGGTGGAGGGCATCGAACCGGGGCTCCACCCCGTTCCCGTGCGGCATCGCGGCAACGCGACCCAGTCACCGGAAGAGGCCGCGCAGGTCGTCGCGATCGTGCATGATCTGGTGGGGCGGGCGTTCACTGACACGAGTGAGGCGGATGCACCTGTCGAACGGCCGCTCGCTGCGTCCGACATCATCGTGGTCGCCCCGTACAACGCGCAGAAGCAGCTGATCATCGATGAGCTGCGAGCGGCCGGCTTCCC
- a CDS encoding AAA family ATPase: MRLHRLEVEGFGPFRERQRVDFDAFAADGIFLIAGRTGAGKSSILDAVCFGLYGGVPRYGTAEKRLRSDHSEPGEPSQVVVEFSTTAGRFRVTRSPEYLRPAKRGGGLTTEKAAAELEQLRDGEWQGIASRAVDVANELDAILQLTQEQFLQVILLAQNRFADFLLADSKDRQRLLRRLFGTVRFEDFQNRLDERRRASEQALSGRNATVLARVEEGERLVAAEFPEESEADATGTASTGELGPAQTTAQRIDALQHAVARLRYRAERRAAERDDAELRQQAADAALTVLREDRQAQIERDRARVALRVLDEESGEISQLRELLDRARAAEAVRAPIDAARTAEQRRAQAHAQVDDARARWIASAGQCADVTAVGLRTWARERSTERGGWQHVAGLEERSTERETTQHEAAARVTAATESLQAIDAERAALPAQLADLVAEREQLRVDADRREECERLRDTAQARRTAAVQADAHRAALRTSEIAVADASAALASAQTALATLRQRRLDGFAGELATALVDGEPCAVCGSTEHPRPAAHADPVTADDVADAEEVRDTAAAVERDATATAAAIRAELAVAEARAEGRTPAAADADLLAAEDALARAVDAQEKIVALDLRADELRARVEAIATEHTAASAALATAREAFATAEKAAAEACALIAETRGDFDSVAERMAHVSVQIDAALALADAIDEHRARDENHTEAQTVLRDALADSAFADATQAEAALLPRETQAAHERRITAHSVQREKEREILLQLELRILPEEPIDLTAEETAAADARTVWMQAVTAAQQAALRVEQLHETTESAAREYALSATQTAQHEVLSALAATIKGTGNQRKMDLETFVLAAELEEIVTAANVRLHDMSAGRYQLQHSDERASRNAASGLRIAVYDAFTGQSRPPQSLSGGETFLSSLALALGLAEVVTARAGGIQLDTLFIDEGFGSLDADTLEVAMRTLDELRQGGRTVGVISHVEAMQEAIPAQITVRATSQGPSVIDAA; the protein is encoded by the coding sequence GTGCGGCTGCATCGTCTGGAGGTCGAAGGATTCGGTCCGTTCCGGGAACGCCAGCGCGTCGACTTCGACGCCTTCGCGGCCGACGGCATCTTCCTCATCGCGGGGCGCACGGGCGCCGGAAAATCGAGCATCCTCGATGCCGTCTGCTTCGGTCTGTACGGCGGGGTGCCACGCTACGGCACAGCCGAGAAGCGCCTGCGCAGCGATCACAGCGAGCCGGGGGAGCCCTCACAGGTCGTCGTCGAGTTCAGCACGACCGCGGGGCGGTTCCGTGTCACGCGGTCACCCGAGTACCTTCGTCCCGCGAAGCGCGGCGGAGGACTCACGACGGAGAAGGCAGCGGCTGAGCTGGAGCAACTGCGCGACGGCGAATGGCAGGGGATCGCATCGCGTGCGGTCGACGTCGCGAACGAGCTCGATGCGATTCTTCAGCTCACGCAGGAGCAGTTCCTGCAGGTCATCCTGCTCGCGCAGAACCGTTTCGCGGATTTCCTCCTAGCCGACAGCAAAGACCGTCAGCGGCTGCTGCGTCGGCTCTTCGGCACGGTGCGTTTCGAAGACTTCCAGAACCGCCTCGATGAGCGACGCCGGGCGTCCGAGCAAGCGCTGAGCGGTCGCAACGCCACGGTTCTCGCTCGTGTCGAAGAGGGGGAGCGCCTCGTCGCAGCGGAGTTCCCCGAAGAGTCGGAGGCGGATGCGACGGGCACGGCGTCGACGGGCGAACTCGGCCCCGCGCAGACCACAGCGCAGCGCATCGACGCACTGCAGCACGCGGTGGCGCGGCTGCGGTACCGCGCAGAGCGCCGTGCGGCCGAACGTGACGACGCCGAGCTGCGTCAGCAGGCCGCGGACGCTGCGCTCACCGTGCTGCGTGAAGATCGGCAGGCGCAGATCGAACGTGATCGCGCGCGAGTCGCTCTGCGCGTCCTCGACGAGGAATCAGGCGAGATCTCGCAGCTGCGAGAGCTTCTCGATCGGGCTCGCGCCGCTGAAGCCGTGCGCGCACCGATCGATGCGGCGCGGACCGCCGAACAACGGCGCGCACAGGCGCACGCGCAGGTCGACGATGCCCGCGCGCGCTGGATCGCGTCCGCCGGTCAGTGCGCAGATGTCACCGCCGTCGGCCTGCGCACCTGGGCGCGCGAGCGGTCGACGGAGCGCGGCGGATGGCAGCACGTGGCCGGCCTTGAGGAGCGCAGCACCGAACGAGAGACCACGCAGCACGAGGCTGCGGCCCGCGTCACCGCGGCGACCGAGTCGCTGCAGGCGATCGACGCCGAACGAGCGGCTCTCCCCGCGCAGCTGGCGGATCTCGTGGCCGAGCGGGAGCAGCTCCGTGTCGACGCTGATCGACGCGAGGAATGCGAGCGACTGCGTGACACTGCGCAGGCGCGACGGACCGCCGCGGTCCAGGCAGACGCACATCGCGCGGCGCTGCGTACGAGCGAGATCGCCGTCGCGGACGCATCCGCCGCGCTCGCCTCCGCGCAGACCGCGCTCGCAACGCTGCGCCAGCGCCGCCTCGACGGTTTCGCCGGAGAGCTGGCCACGGCCCTCGTCGACGGCGAGCCCTGCGCGGTGTGCGGCTCGACCGAGCATCCCCGTCCTGCCGCGCACGCCGATCCCGTCACCGCGGACGACGTCGCAGACGCCGAAGAGGTGCGCGACACGGCGGCGGCCGTCGAACGTGATGCGACAGCGACCGCGGCGGCGATTCGTGCTGAGCTCGCGGTTGCGGAGGCGCGCGCTGAGGGGCGCACGCCGGCGGCGGCGGACGCCGATCTCCTCGCGGCAGAAGACGCACTCGCGCGGGCCGTTGATGCGCAGGAGAAGATCGTCGCGCTTGACCTCCGGGCCGATGAGCTCCGTGCTCGCGTGGAGGCGATCGCGACCGAGCACACCGCAGCCAGCGCCGCTCTCGCGACCGCACGCGAAGCTTTCGCGACCGCCGAGAAGGCCGCCGCTGAGGCGTGTGCGCTGATCGCCGAGACGCGCGGCGACTTCGACTCCGTGGCGGAGCGCATGGCCCATGTCTCCGTTCAGATCGACGCCGCCCTCGCCCTTGCCGATGCGATCGACGAGCATCGCGCCCGCGATGAGAACCACACAGAGGCGCAGACAGTGCTGCGCGACGCACTCGCCGACAGTGCCTTCGCCGATGCGACGCAGGCCGAGGCAGCCCTGCTTCCTCGCGAGACGCAGGCAGCGCATGAGCGGCGCATCACCGCGCACAGCGTGCAGCGCGAGAAAGAGCGGGAGATCCTGCTGCAGCTCGAACTCCGGATTCTCCCTGAAGAGCCGATCGACCTCACCGCCGAAGAGACCGCTGCCGCCGACGCCCGCACGGTCTGGATGCAGGCGGTCACCGCCGCCCAGCAGGCCGCACTGCGAGTGGAGCAACTGCACGAGACGACCGAGTCGGCCGCTCGGGAGTACGCGCTCAGCGCGACGCAGACCGCGCAGCACGAGGTGCTCTCTGCGCTCGCAGCGACGATCAAGGGCACGGGGAACCAGCGCAAGATGGATCTCGAGACCTTCGTGCTCGCCGCCGAGCTTGAAGAGATCGTCACCGCCGCCAACGTCCGGCTGCACGACATGTCCGCGGGCCGCTACCAGCTGCAGCACTCCGACGAACGCGCCTCGCGCAACGCCGCATCAGGCCTGCGCATCGCCGTCTATGACGCCTTCACGGGGCAGAGCAGACCGCCGCAGTCGCTCTCCGGCGGCGAGACCTTCCTCAGCTCTCTTGCCCTCGCCCTCGGGCTCGCGGAGGTCGTGACAGCCCGTGCCGGAGGCATCCAGCTCGACACCCTCTTCATCGACGAAGGCTTCGGCTCCCTCGACGCCGACACCCTCGAGGTCGCCATGCGCACACTCGATGAGCTGCGACAGGGCGGGCGCACGGTCGGGGTGATCAGCCACGTCGAAGCGATGCAAGAGGCGATCCCCGCCCAGATCACCGTGCGCGCGACGAGCCAGGGACCGAGCGTGATCGATGCCGCGTGA